A genome region from Drosophila simulans strain w501 chromosome 2R, Prin_Dsim_3.1, whole genome shotgun sequence includes the following:
- the LOC6734921 gene encoding nucleolin isoform X2, giving the protein MAKIVLFCLLSLLACAAGQRITTIHLDGVQYFISRMNPYSPELNYFLAYQYCRSLGLQLASFETKEKAESMTTYLKNAGYGNYDFWTSGNRLGTGMFLWMSTGLPFNATFDFFENSADAIQAGLLDPVDHNSNTSPQRTARDSSGAEKGCVILKQPTLKWMPEDCSAVKDFICEQTRCYYYNYGSIPVSSAQGRPITSTTPRTPASLMNLHVAATTTPLPLLMSTSGAMYTAAKAKSSPAVGHRLIDDSSSQQQPSFMSFKLNHDRSLPDTDSTDVDVEDQEADLDGEEHDDHEAEGEEEHDEHDNFEEHARELSNDNDGDIKEHVFPLSDNELHPEVHSIEEVQQQLQQEDADADSAPAPAAAEENESSQHDAEADGEHEQEGAEGETDLENESPVELIKANEPLAMPSSTESPAAAIEERIKQIAQDFQKMASSQELQPKEELTPQSSLSLNDLIRTLRPNEQQIIPQIDSDYSNAMRVLGKPMAANN; this is encoded by the exons ATGGCCAAAATCGTACTCTTCTGCCTGCTGAGCCTCTTGGCATGCGCTGCAG GTCAACGCATTACGACAATCCACTTGGATGGAGTGCAGTATTTCATCAGCCGCATGAATCCCTATTCCCCGGAGCTCAACTACTTCCTGGCCTACCAGTACTGTCGCTCCCTGGGTCTGCAACTGGCCTCCTTTGAGACGAAGGAGAAGGCCGAATCGATGACCACGTATCTGAAGAATGCCGGTTACGGCAACTACGATTTCTGGACCTCCGGCAATCGCCTGGGCACGGGCATGTTCCTATGGATGAGCACTGGTCTGCCGTTTAACGCCACTTTTGATTTCTTCGAAAACTCGGCGGACGCCATCCAGGCCGGTCTGCTCGATCCCGTCGATCATAATAGCAACACCTCGCCCCAGCGCACCGCTCGCGACAG CAGTGGCGCCGAGAAGGGATGCGTGATCCTGAAGCAGCCCACGCTCAAGTGGATGCCCGAGGACTGCTCGGCCGTGAAGGACTTCATTTGTGAGCAGACCCGCTGCTACTACTACAACTACGGCAGCATCCCCGTCTCGTCGGCGCAGGG ACGTCCCATCACCTCCACCACCCCAAGGACTCCCGCCTCCCTGATGAACCTGCATGTGGCCGCCACCACCACTCCCCTGCCCCTGTTGATGTCCACCAGCGGAGCAATGTACACCGCTGCCAAGGCCAAATCTTCGCCAGCCGTTGGCCACCGACTGATCGATGACTCCAGCTCCCAGCAGCAGCCCTCCTTTATGTCCTTCAAGCTAAACCACGATCGCTCGCTGCCCGATACGGATTCCACTGACGTGGATGTGGAGGATCAGGAAGCGGATTTGGATGGCGAGGAGCACGATGACCACGAGGCCGAGGGCGAAGAGGAGCATGACGAGCACGACAACTTCGAGGAGCATGCCCGTGAGCTGAGCAACGACAACGATGGCGATATCAAGGAGCACGTATTCCCACTGAGCGACAACGAACTCCACCCCGAGGTGCATTCGATCGAAGAGGtacagcagcagttgcagcaggaGGATGCGGACGCGGACTCGGCACCAGCTCCCGCGGCGGCTGAGGAGAACGAGAGCTCGCAGCACGATGCGGAGGCGGATGGAGAGCACGAGCAGGAGGGAGCTGAGGGCGAGACCGACTTGGAAAATGAGTCGCCGGTGGAACTTATCAAGGCCAACGAACCATTGGCGATGCCCAGCTCCACTGAATCCCCAGCCGCCGCCATCGAGGAGCGCATCAAGCAGATCGCCCAGGACTTCCAGAAAATGGCCAGCTCCCAGGAGCTGCAGCCCAAGGAGGAGCTGACCCCCCAATCCTCCCTGTCCCTCAACGATCTGATACGCACCCTGCGGCCCAACGAACAGCAGATCATTCCGCAGATCGACTCGGACTACTCCAATGCCATGCGTGTCCTCGGCAAGCCAATGGCGGCCAATAACTAG
- the LOC6734921 gene encoding nucleolin isoform X1: MAKIVLFCLLSLLACAAGQRITTIHLDGVQYFISRMNPYSPELNYFLAYQYCRSLGLQLASFETKEKAESMTTYLKNAGYGNYDFWTSGNRLGTGMFLWMSTGLPFNATFDFFENSADAIQAGLLDPVDHNSNTSPQRTARDSSSGAEKGCVILKQPTLKWMPEDCSAVKDFICEQTRCYYYNYGSIPVSSAQGRPITSTTPRTPASLMNLHVAATTTPLPLLMSTSGAMYTAAKAKSSPAVGHRLIDDSSSQQQPSFMSFKLNHDRSLPDTDSTDVDVEDQEADLDGEEHDDHEAEGEEEHDEHDNFEEHARELSNDNDGDIKEHVFPLSDNELHPEVHSIEEVQQQLQQEDADADSAPAPAAAEENESSQHDAEADGEHEQEGAEGETDLENESPVELIKANEPLAMPSSTESPAAAIEERIKQIAQDFQKMASSQELQPKEELTPQSSLSLNDLIRTLRPNEQQIIPQIDSDYSNAMRVLGKPMAANN; the protein is encoded by the exons ATGGCCAAAATCGTACTCTTCTGCCTGCTGAGCCTCTTGGCATGCGCTGCAG GTCAACGCATTACGACAATCCACTTGGATGGAGTGCAGTATTTCATCAGCCGCATGAATCCCTATTCCCCGGAGCTCAACTACTTCCTGGCCTACCAGTACTGTCGCTCCCTGGGTCTGCAACTGGCCTCCTTTGAGACGAAGGAGAAGGCCGAATCGATGACCACGTATCTGAAGAATGCCGGTTACGGCAACTACGATTTCTGGACCTCCGGCAATCGCCTGGGCACGGGCATGTTCCTATGGATGAGCACTGGTCTGCCGTTTAACGCCACTTTTGATTTCTTCGAAAACTCGGCGGACGCCATCCAGGCCGGTCTGCTCGATCCCGTCGATCATAATAGCAACACCTCGCCCCAGCGCACCGCTCGCGACAG CAGCAGTGGCGCCGAGAAGGGATGCGTGATCCTGAAGCAGCCCACGCTCAAGTGGATGCCCGAGGACTGCTCGGCCGTGAAGGACTTCATTTGTGAGCAGACCCGCTGCTACTACTACAACTACGGCAGCATCCCCGTCTCGTCGGCGCAGGG ACGTCCCATCACCTCCACCACCCCAAGGACTCCCGCCTCCCTGATGAACCTGCATGTGGCCGCCACCACCACTCCCCTGCCCCTGTTGATGTCCACCAGCGGAGCAATGTACACCGCTGCCAAGGCCAAATCTTCGCCAGCCGTTGGCCACCGACTGATCGATGACTCCAGCTCCCAGCAGCAGCCCTCCTTTATGTCCTTCAAGCTAAACCACGATCGCTCGCTGCCCGATACGGATTCCACTGACGTGGATGTGGAGGATCAGGAAGCGGATTTGGATGGCGAGGAGCACGATGACCACGAGGCCGAGGGCGAAGAGGAGCATGACGAGCACGACAACTTCGAGGAGCATGCCCGTGAGCTGAGCAACGACAACGATGGCGATATCAAGGAGCACGTATTCCCACTGAGCGACAACGAACTCCACCCCGAGGTGCATTCGATCGAAGAGGtacagcagcagttgcagcaggaGGATGCGGACGCGGACTCGGCACCAGCTCCCGCGGCGGCTGAGGAGAACGAGAGCTCGCAGCACGATGCGGAGGCGGATGGAGAGCACGAGCAGGAGGGAGCTGAGGGCGAGACCGACTTGGAAAATGAGTCGCCGGTGGAACTTATCAAGGCCAACGAACCATTGGCGATGCCCAGCTCCACTGAATCCCCAGCCGCCGCCATCGAGGAGCGCATCAAGCAGATCGCCCAGGACTTCCAGAAAATGGCCAGCTCCCAGGAGCTGCAGCCCAAGGAGGAGCTGACCCCCCAATCCTCCCTGTCCCTCAACGATCTGATACGCACCCTGCGGCCCAACGAACAGCAGATCATTCCGCAGATCGACTCGGACTACTCCAATGCCATGCGTGTCCTCGGCAAGCCAATGGCGGCCAATAACTAG
- the LOC6734921 gene encoding nucleolin isoform X3: MRIRFRFPKQNLQKERTNRRPITSTTPRTPASLMNLHVAATTTPLPLLMSTSGAMYTAAKAKSSPAVGHRLIDDSSSQQQPSFMSFKLNHDRSLPDTDSTDVDVEDQEADLDGEEHDDHEAEGEEEHDEHDNFEEHARELSNDNDGDIKEHVFPLSDNELHPEVHSIEEVQQQLQQEDADADSAPAPAAAEENESSQHDAEADGEHEQEGAEGETDLENESPVELIKANEPLAMPSSTESPAAAIEERIKQIAQDFQKMASSQELQPKEELTPQSSLSLNDLIRTLRPNEQQIIPQIDSDYSNAMRVLGKPMAANN; encoded by the exons ATGCGaatccgatttcgattcccaAAACAGAATTTGCAAAAAGAACGAACAAATAG ACGTCCCATCACCTCCACCACCCCAAGGACTCCCGCCTCCCTGATGAACCTGCATGTGGCCGCCACCACCACTCCCCTGCCCCTGTTGATGTCCACCAGCGGAGCAATGTACACCGCTGCCAAGGCCAAATCTTCGCCAGCCGTTGGCCACCGACTGATCGATGACTCCAGCTCCCAGCAGCAGCCCTCCTTTATGTCCTTCAAGCTAAACCACGATCGCTCGCTGCCCGATACGGATTCCACTGACGTGGATGTGGAGGATCAGGAAGCGGATTTGGATGGCGAGGAGCACGATGACCACGAGGCCGAGGGCGAAGAGGAGCATGACGAGCACGACAACTTCGAGGAGCATGCCCGTGAGCTGAGCAACGACAACGATGGCGATATCAAGGAGCACGTATTCCCACTGAGCGACAACGAACTCCACCCCGAGGTGCATTCGATCGAAGAGGtacagcagcagttgcagcaggaGGATGCGGACGCGGACTCGGCACCAGCTCCCGCGGCGGCTGAGGAGAACGAGAGCTCGCAGCACGATGCGGAGGCGGATGGAGAGCACGAGCAGGAGGGAGCTGAGGGCGAGACCGACTTGGAAAATGAGTCGCCGGTGGAACTTATCAAGGCCAACGAACCATTGGCGATGCCCAGCTCCACTGAATCCCCAGCCGCCGCCATCGAGGAGCGCATCAAGCAGATCGCCCAGGACTTCCAGAAAATGGCCAGCTCCCAGGAGCTGCAGCCCAAGGAGGAGCTGACCCCCCAATCCTCCCTGTCCCTCAACGATCTGATACGCACCCTGCGGCCCAACGAACAGCAGATCATTCCGCAGATCGACTCGGACTACTCCAATGCCATGCGTGTCCTCGGCAAGCCAATGGCGGCCAATAACTAG
- the LOC6734923 gene encoding uncharacterized protein LOC6734923: protein MKVLLVLTFLATLALSLALPQVGHGSVNGPSGRFPMTKNWAQPPVDLRKPIIFLPEATPIHEAQESRPRLARHRKSG, encoded by the exons ATGAAAGTACTCCTGGTTCTAACTTTCCTGGCCACTTTGGCTCTTTCACTGGCACTTCCCCAGGTGGGACATGGATCTGTAAATGGACCCAGTGGG CGCTTTCCTATGACGAAGAATTGGGCGCAACCACCGGTTGATTTGCGAAAACCCATTATCTTTCTGCCAGAGGCCACGCCCATTCACGAAGCCCAGGAGTCCCGCCCCCGACTAGCCAGACATCGCAAGAGTGGATAG
- the LOC6734924 gene encoding procathepsin L: MKVLLVLPLLVAVVSGQGFGGGGFGGGFGGGFGGLGNNRVAGAFQNVAGAVQNAVGNIANAVPKVPLLSNVQDFGDFLSQSGKTYLSAADRALHEGAFASTKNLVDAGNAAFAQGVNTFKQAVNAFADLTHSEFLSQLTGLKRSPEAKARAAASLKEVALPAKPIPEAFDWREHGGVTPVKFQGTCGSCWAFATTGAIEGHTFRKTGSLPNLSEQNLVDCGPVQDFGLNGCDGGFQEAAFCFIDEVQKGVSQAGAYPYIDNKDTCKYDGSKSGATLQGFAAIPPKDEEQLKKVVATLGPVACSVNGLETLKNYAGGIYNDDECNKGEPNHSILVVGYGSENGQDYWIVKNSWDDTWGEQGYFRLPRGQNYCFIAEECSYPVV, translated from the exons ATGAAGGTTCTGTTGGTTCTCCCACTTCTGGTGGCTGTCGTCTCTGGCCAGGGATTCGGTGGAGGTGGATTTGGAGGCGGATTTGGAGGTGGATTTGGAGGCTTGGGCAACAATCGAGTGGCTGGAGCTTTCCAAAATGTGGCCGGCGCCGTTCAGAATGCCGTGGGCAACATCGCCAATGCTGTGCCCAAGGTGCCGCTGCTCTCGAACGTCCAGGACTTTGGTGACTTCTTG AGCCAATCTGGAAAGACCTATCTCTCCGCCGCTGATCGTGCTCTTCACGAAGGTGCCTTCGCTTCCACCAAGAACCTGGTGGATGCCGGAAACGCTGCCTTCGCCCAAGGAGTGAACACCTTCAAGCAGGCCGTGAACGCCTTCGCGGATCTGACCCACTCTGAGTTCCTTAGTCAATTGACTGGCTTGAAGAGAAGTCCGGAGGCTAA AGCACGCGCTGCTGCCAGTTTGAAGGAGGTCGCTCTGCCTGCGAAGCCCATCCCGGAAGCCTTCGATTGGCGCGAGCATGGCGGTGTCACCCCAGTCAAGTTCCAGGGTACCTGCGGCTCCTGTTGGGCCTTTGCCACCACTGGTGCCATTGAGGGACACACCTTCCGCAAGACCGGCAGCCTGCCCAATCTCTCTGAGCAGAATCTGGTCGACTGTGGCCCAGTGCAGGACTTTGGCCTGAATGGCTGCGATGGTGGCTTCCAGGAGGCCGCATTCTGTTTCATCGATGAGGTGCAGAAGGGCGTGTCCCAGGCGGGAGCCTATCCCTACATTGACAACAAGGACACGTGCAAGTACGATGGCAGCAAGTCCGGAGCCACCCTCCAGGGATTCGCCGCTATTCCGCCCAAGGAcgaggagcagctgaagaAGGTGGTGGCCACTCTGGGACCAGTTGCCTGCTCCGTGAATGGCTTGGAGACTCTTAAGAACTACGCCGGTGGCATCTATAACGACGATGAGTGCAACAAGGGCGAGCCAAACCACTCCATTCTGGTCGTCGGTTACGGATCGGAGAACGGACAGGATTACTGGATCGTCAAGAACTCGTGGGACGACACCTGGGGCGAACAGGGCTACTTCCGCCTGCCTCGCGGCCAAAACTACTGCTTCATTGCTGAGGAGTGCTCCTATCCCGTGGTTTAA
- the LOC6734925 gene encoding ras-GEF domain-containing family member 1B yields the protein MDEDILNAVESLFGKDVKIVDCETSSSLQQEEVLLVNGVPVKLDGLPADDASAIKAALLEGQMPSVEHLNQLLFRAGLAQQPIEVETSLTVKSSLTTTEEVLVSRNGQILDERTVETKENFNHQSHQKEIWHPVKQQSALARATPENALKYRTTSNSTFTSQATDSDERPVDPLGRQLNQTFSNASLMSSSSAITGSDQVIGSVSSTTIGDKSSNISSCDSGHDGLFHSVSMSAPWSHPRDTLTDSLYCDIPSSADESDAVSILNTHLKITEPFDCQTAPVYAKDIPKKGNLDSVVNLLINNNAKDVRFAFLTSSRLFSPPHQLLSKIIAKIDEEENEENVLRLLNEWLNTCPGDFSHELLLQELEKKRNVKGLAAFLDGIPQALAQKAENGRSQLNNLLTKQSSASSLGRQSSIKSLKRFAANVYKTDNVLNNCSSAFELAHQLYAIEYAYLSQIRLEEFVEVLEKDELKSCISQTKAGTLGSNCISQVTIDSYVQWFNQLSYLTATEILKLGKKSQRAQMIDFWVETALECFNTGNFNSLMAILTALNLTAIARLKKTWSKVQTTKFEGLEHQMDPSSNFLNYRSTMKAAVWRSEREMANEIERAIIPFFSLFLKDLHAINESQETKLANGYINFEKCLHLGTQLRNFGKWQRLDCPYEQLPTVVSYLLKAEVLNEDLLMKASYECEPPENGEEKDHYKTLKAARKSNT from the exons ATGGACGAAGATATCCTGAACGCTGTGGAGTCCCTGTTCGGCAAGGATGTCAAGATCGTGGACTGCGAAACCTCTTCCTCgctgcagcaggaggaggtgtTGCTGGTCAACGGAGTGCCGGTGAAGCTGGATGGGCTGCCGGCGGATGATGCCAGTGCCATTAAGGCAGCTTTGCTGGAGGGGCAGATGCCATCGGTCGAGCACCTGAATCAACTGCTCTTCCGCGCCGGATTGGCCCAACAGCCCATCGAGGTAGAAACCTCGTTGACTGTCAAGTCCTCTCTGACCACCACGGAGGAGGTGCTGGTCTCGCGCAACGGACAGATCCTAGACGAACGCACCGTAGAGACCAAGGAAAACTTTAACCATCAGTCGCATCAGAAAGAGATCTGGCATCCTGTCAAGCAGCAGTCGGCCTTGGCGCGTGCCACTCCCGAGAATGCCCTCAAATACCGAACCACTTCGAATTCCACGTTCACTTCGCAGGCCACTGACTCGGACGAGCGTCCAGTTGATCCTTTGGGCCGGCAGCTGAACCAAACCTTCTCGAATGCTTCCCTAATGTCCAGTAGCTCGGCAATTACTGGATCCGATCAGGTCATCGGATCCGTATCATCCACCACTATTGGCGACAAGAGCTCGAATATAAGCAGCTGCGACTCCGGGCACGATGGCCTCTTCCACAGCGTGTCGATGAGTGCACCCTGGTCACATCCACGTGACACTTTAACCGACTCCTTGTACTGCGACATTCCCAGCTCCGCAGATGAGTCGGATGCGGTTTCTATCCTA AACACCCACTTGAAGATCACAGAGCCATTCGATTGCCAAACAGCGCCAGTTTACGCCAAAGACATACCCAAGAAGGGCAACCTGGATTCGGTGGTCAACCTGCTTATCAATAACAACGCTAAGGATGTGCGGTTTGCCTTTCTGACCTCTTCCCGCTTGTTTTCACCACCACACCAGCTGCTTTCCAAAATCATTGCCAAGATTGATGAAGAGGAAAACGAGGAAAACGTGTTACGACTTTTGAACGAATGGCTAAACACCTGTCCCGGGGACTTTAGCCATGAACTGCTGTTGCAGGAGCTGGAAAAAAAGCGTAATGTAAAAGGATTGGCAGCTTTTTTGGATGGCATTCCCCAAGCTTTAGCGCAAAAAGCCGAAAATGGACGAAGTCAGCTAAATAACCTGCTTACCAAGCAATCGTCGGCCAGCTCGTTGGGACGTCAGAGCAGTATTAAATCGCTGAAACGCTTTGCCGCCAATGTCTACAAAACAGACAATGTGCtaaacaactgcagcagtgcCTTCGAGTTGGCTCACCAACTTTATGCCATCGAGTACGCCTATCTGTCACAAATACGTCTGGAGGAATTTGTGGAAGTGCTCGAAAAGGATGAGCTGAAGTCCTGCATAAGCCAAACCAAGGCGGGCACCTTGGGTTCGAATTGCATCAGCCAGGTGACAATCGACAGCTATGTGCAGTGGTTCAACCAGCTGAGCTACTTGACTGCTACGGAAATATTAAAG TTGGGCAAAAAGTCCCAGAGAGCACAAATGATCGACTTCTGGGTGGAAACGGCTCTGGAATGCTTTAACACAGGCAACTTCAACAGCTTGATGGCCATTCTAACAGCATTGAACCTTACTGCCATAGCTAGGCTTAAGAAAACA tgGTCCAAAGTGCAAACGACAAAGTTCGAGGGCTTGGAGCATCAAATGGATCCCAGTTCGAACTTTCTTAACTACCGGTCCACCATGAAGGCAGCTGTTTGGCGTTCGGAAAGGGAAATGGCCAACGAAATTGAGCGTGCCATCATCCCATTCTTTTCGCTGTTCCTCAAAGATTTGCATGCCATTAACGAGAGCCAGGAAACAAA ATTGGCCAACGGATACATCAACTTTGAGAAGTGCCTTCATTTGGGCACCCAGTTGCGAAACTTTGGCAAATGGCAGCGGTTGGACTGTCCATACGAGCAGTTGCCCACTGTGGTGTCCTACTTGTTGAAGGCGGAGGTGCTGAACGAGGATCTTTTAATGAAGGCCTCCTACGAGTGCGAGCCACCCGAAAACGGCGAGGAGAAGGATCACTACAAAACGCTGAAGGCTGCAAGGAAATCGAACACATAA
- the LOC6734926 gene encoding anaphase-promoting complex subunit 10 has protein sequence MAASMDEDITANPPPSSEEDPLAEERLGFVREVGAQAVWSLSSCKPGFGVERLRDNIMDTYWQSDGQLPHLVNIQFHKRTNISQIYIYTDYKLDESYTPSRISIRSGTNFNDLQELQVMDLTEPTGWVQIPIKDGNVKSIRTFMLQIAVISNHQNGRDTHMRQIRIHAPVEGKHYPLELFGKFGTVDFQKFATIR, from the exons ATGGCAGCCTCAATGGATGAGGATATAACGGCCAACCCGCCCCCAAGCAGCGAAGAGGATCCCCTGGCCGAGGAGCGCCTGGGCTTTGTGCGGGAAGTGGGCGCTCAGGCTGTTTGGAGCCTCTCCTCCTGCAAGCCGG GATTTGGAGTGGAGCGTCTGCGAGACAACATCATGGATACTTATTGGCAGTCGGACGGTCAGCTTCCCCACCTGGTCAACATTCAATTCCACAAGCGTACGAACATCAGTCAGATTTACATATACACGGATTACAAGCTGGACGAGAGTTACACGCCATCAAGAATCTCCATACGATCTGGAACGAACTTCAACGACTTGCAGGAGCTGCAGGTGATGGACCTCACCGAACCCACCGGCTGGGTGCAGATACCCATTAAGGATGGGAACGTCAAGTCCATACGCACCTTCATGCTTCAGATTGCTGTGATCTCGAACCACCAGAATGGCAGGGACACCCACATGCGCCAGATCCGCATCCATGCGCCAGTCGAGGGCAAGCATTATCCGCTGGAGCTGTTTGGCAAGTTTGGAACGGTCGACTTTCAGAAGTTCGCCACCATTCGTTAG
- the LOC6734927 gene encoding U3 small nucleolar ribonucleoprotein protein IMP3: MVRKLKFHEQKLLKKVDFITWKVDNSGKENKILRRFHIQKREDYTKYNKLSREIRELAERIAKLDASEPFKTEATTMLLNKLHAMGVSNDQLTLETAAKISASHFCRRRLPVIMVKLRMSEHLKAATDLIEHGHVRVGPEMIKDPAFLVSRNLEDFVTWVDGSKIKEHVLRYNDMRDDFQM, translated from the exons atggttcGTAAACTCAAATTTCATGAGCAGAAGCTGCTCAAGAAGGTGGACTTCATCACCTGGAAGGTGGACAACAGCGGCAAAGAGAACAAAATCCTTAGGCGCTTTCACATTCAAAAAAGGGAGGACTACACCAA gTACAACAAGTTGTCCAGGGAGATACGGGAACTGGCAGAGAGGATAGCCAAGCTGGATGCTTCAGAACCTTTCAAAACGGAGGCCACCACCATGCTCCTAAACAAGCTGCACGCCATGGGAGTTTCCAACGATCAGCTAACTTTGGAAACGGCGGCCAAGATATCCGCCAGCCACTTTTGCCGACGTCGTCTACCCGTGATCATGGTGAAAC TGCGAATGTCGGAGCACCTGAAAGCGGCCACAGACCTCATAGAGCACGGTCATGTGCGTGTGGGTCCGGAAATGATTAAGGACCCTGCTTTTCTGGTCTCCAGAAACCTCGAGGACTTTGTCACCTGGGTGGATGGCTCCAAGATCAAGGAGCATGTACTCCGCTACAACGACATGCGTGACGATTTCCAAATGTAG